In Paraburkholderia youngii, the genomic stretch GCGCTGCTCGGCATCCGACAGGATCGCGTACGCGTCCTTGATTTCCTGGAACGCCGCGCGCGCCACGTCCTCGGCACCGTGATTACGATCCGGATGCCACTTCATCGCGGCCTTGCGGTAAGCCCGCTTGATTTCGTCGTCGGTGGCGTGCGCGGGCACGCCGAGCGTGTCATACAGGGTTGCCATGCTGGGCTCGATCTCGCGGAAAATCACTGCGGGCATCGTAGCATGCAAAAAGCGGCGTCATCGTGAAGCGGGTACCACGCACGCGCATGCAATCGGCATTACCGCAATGGCGCATCGTCCGCCGGCGACCCAAGAAAAAAAGGCCCCACCACTTGCGTAGCGAGGCCGAGTCCCATGTCTAAGGAGATTTATGGAGGAGACAAGTCCATCTTAGGGTCTTGCCCGCACGCGCCCAACCAACGATTCGCCATATGCTTATCGGCCGCGTGCTCACGTGCATTGCAGAGCGACTCGGCGAGCTGTGGCCGCATGGTTATATCGTTAGAACAAAAAGTCGCTTAGCCGCGCGGCGCTCGCTCATTAAGATGACACTTCAAAGTCCGGTTCGCTCCGGCCGGTCCGTTCACGGCCGTGCACGTGCGTTGCTGACGCTGCATGAGTCCCGCATCGACCGCGCCGTCAACCGCAGCGTGAACCGCAATCGAAGGAGCATTTCGTTGAGCAGATCCGATCATTCCCGCCCGCCGCTCATCGTCGGTATTGGCGGTACGACGCGCGCGGCCTCGTCGACCGAGCGCGCGCTGGCCTTCGCGTTGCGCGGCGCCGAAGCCGCCGGCGCGCAAACCCGCCTGTTCGGCGGCAGTTTCCTGCATAGCCTGCCGCACTACGCGCCGGAACAGCCGGCCCGCACCGCCGAACAGCTCGAGCTGATCGACGCTGTGCGTCGCGCGGACGCGGTGATCATCGCGACACCCGGCTATCACGGCGGCGTATCCGGGCTCGTGAAAAACGCGCTCGACACGCTCGAGGAATTGCGCGCCGACGAGCGCCCGTATCTGGATGGCCGCGCGGTGGGCTGCATCGTCACCGCCTACGGCTGGCAGGCGGCGGGCTCCGTGCTGACGTCGCTGCGCTCGATCGTGCATGCGCTGCGTGGCTGGCCTACGCCGTTCGGTGCCGGCATCAATACGCTGGAGACGCGCTTCGATAGCGTCGACAGCTGCTCCGATCCGAAAGTGATCGAACAACTCTCGACCGTCGGCCAGCAAGCCGCGCAGTTCGCGCTCGCGTTCAATGCACAGCGTGCGCACGGCGCACCCACCGCGTCCAGCCATTCGGCCGCGAGCCGGGCATCCGCACAAGGCACCACCACCCCGATCGCCGCGGACAGC encodes the following:
- a CDS encoding NADPH-dependent FMN reductase gives rise to the protein MSRSDHSRPPLIVGIGGTTRAASSTERALAFALRGAEAAGAQTRLFGGSFLHSLPHYAPEQPARTAEQLELIDAVRRADAVIIATPGYHGGVSGLVKNALDTLEELRADERPYLDGRAVGCIVTAYGWQAAGSVLTSLRSIVHALRGWPTPFGAGINTLETRFDSVDSCSDPKVIEQLSTVGQQAAQFALAFNAQRAHGAPTASSHSAASRASAQGTTTPIAADSRSARVLHAV